A genomic window from Vanessa atalanta chromosome 7, ilVanAtal1.2, whole genome shotgun sequence includes:
- the LOC125065079 gene encoding uncharacterized protein LOC125065079 isoform X3 — MTKAKTTRSSALYHGAKVLWHLDIFRRSFRELTGHACLGPSCIFCALKELFAQLQWSTERAPAADGLRKALGGGGARFQLGCMADASECFEHLLLRVHAHVAAGTGDKRDDDACRAPHCVPHRKFAMMLVEQSVCGACQATSEPLPFTQMVHYVSATALTAQAALGEHGDSFGLLLRKAGGMGDIRDCPNACGAKIQICRTLMNRPEVVSIGMVWDSDRPSAEHVAAVYAALGTELRPTDAFHACVDRAWAARATHRLVGLVTYYGKHYSTFFFHSKLQLWIYFDDADVKEIGPEWSQVVEKCRRGRFQPLLLLYAAVDGTPCDTRHAPKDVVPFPAPEPRRAVTPAPERPVAGYARRAVTPGPDNDSDYVSRKSVENMLEVQASRRAQLARSLSTNSTSDSQEPRPRARRDSGNWSGDRNSASSASSSTVESPYMYARGRGPGSIPSSPTRKGELSSGGSCDAGYDSYSLSSTDSLPLQQGLRHNLQLAQIPELTTRGDCEALCLEADRLLEKSRHAEDDADYETALVLCDAAAAKARAAMDAPYNNQHTMTFARMKHNTCVMRARSLQRRIAGMNRVTEIPQSAPIRNTKGGLESSATTIEIYATLPKKKGSSKKSPKHVEEDIDNPPRERPPRHKSREDEKGRDKRSRSEDRGRVRKEISVAPEKKEEPVEDKKSNKKQHKIRRKLLMGGLIRRKNRSMPDLTEGADANTESKNKETRVSSVDDADVGRRKKDEKPNLSGYLSEGHLEYSAASGTNPNLERSKLMRKSFHGSAGKMLTAAKVPPPPPLRTTSQLSGPKFEPEVLEHGIQTRPQQPLPPATHGEYVYTHDNEEDGGFSEQYGDEPQSLPFLPSYDGNPMNQYNNNRLDDSPNTSQNFHTVVTKAMIHQEQSPIKRDALPNILPTHNNIQNLSNVFDNGIDVVDCVMPMRRSPQMFELPPYPSPMNSVNHSRQPSEEFPPPPSPSDLRSLEDKLMKMAIHKMVSDNYSGPDDNEINTSKGSLLAQLQEKRNEILRNEDGSTKLNQLETIGTSGDNWLRELQAKQAALKLKRSGSLDCQLTNTNENISQVSENSNSIRDIASRFEKNAQNITNESERSNVSYKGINGSRDIINCSNQSNSRVYNRRTSSSSLDPKQIEDQYDDSKMVNTTIYGDRTKPKKKSVSFCDQVILVATAEDQEDDSYIPNPILERVLKSAMNRTELITVPLQTDKPSLQRTESFDSQSSRSTISISASSQTSYPPNDGVHADYYRVQNPYPFYQIAQTRPQHQYNPQKSTCLHGSNSPVLTNSNSSPQNSSQIYQALPANSAQSDNNQIPYTQPPSVYNNQNNTSPQNPNQTPANRLTPTPHNGTYMSKHVPSLQRSVPNTYPHPPSQLHQINQGQNNTHNNNYYHRLPLLPAALPVSAYSTNRQYNKNAQNNNSNSPYQSVPTNSPAYQSYHNPPTSYANSDYSSRYSQVNNANHYNNNHPSYQRVPPPHGDVSVDNYNGNYQKMPNNCYVDNNANNQNRLPDGRHYANSQQRAPSYNPTTTSDSIANNEQYPYSQTGFNPYQHLPKQIQKKSVSFEPGTKGGTESPIPAAPMNGNYPNENQTSVSTTSQKMPCNLCRKKTVNHPASYCPDCDFYMSRFKPSL; from the exons GTGCTATGGCATCTTGACATTTTCCGGCGCAGTTTCCGCGAGCTTACCGGTCACGCATGCCTCGGACCATCGTGTATTTTTTGCGCTTTGAAG gaGCTTTTTGCACAACTACAATGGTCGACGGAACGGGCGCCGGCTGCCGATGGTCTTCGCAAGGCTCTTGGGGGTGGAGGAGCTCGATTCCAACTGGGGTGCATGGCCGACGCCAGCGAATGTTTCGAGCATCTTCTGCTAAGAGTCCATGCTCATGTTGCGGCCGGCACGGGTGATAAGAGAGATGATGACGCCTGCAGAGCTCCACACTGTGTGCCACACAGAAAATTTGCCATGATGCTTGTGGAACAGTCTGTGTGTGGTGCATGTCAAGCTACGTCGGAACCTCTGCCTTTTACCCag ATGGTCCACTACGTATCTGCAACCGCATTAACAGCGCAAGCTGCTCTCGGAGAGCATGGCGATAGCTTCGGTTTACTTCTAAGAAAGGCTGGAGGCATGGGCGACATACGAGATTGTCCC aaTGCTTGCGGAGCCAAGATTCAAATTTGCCGAACCTTAATGAATCGTCCCGAAGTTGTTTCAATCGGGATGGTATGGGACTCCGACAGACCATCGGCTGAGCATGTTGCAGCTGTGTATGCAGCTTTGGGTACTGAATTACGACCGACAGACGCATTTCACGCTTGCGTTGACCGTGCCTGGGCCGCCCGCGCTACGCATCGTCTCGTCGGACTGGTCACTTATTACGGAAAACACTATTCAACCTTCTTTTTCCATAGTAAATTACAACTATGGATTTACTTCGACGATGCCGATGTAAAAGAAATAGGACCTGAATGGTCTCAAGTAGTTGAAAAGTGTAGAAGAGGAAGATTTCAACCCCTTCTGCTTTTATATGCTGCAGTTGACGGAACACCTTGTGATACACGACATGCGCCGAAAGATGTAGTACCATTTCCTGCACCTGAACCACGTAGAGCGGTCACTCCCGCTCCAGAAAGACCAGTAGCGGGCTATGCCAGAAGGGCCGTTACTCCTGGTCCTGACAATGATAGCGATTATGTAAGTAGAAAAAGTGTCGAAAACATGTTAGAAGTTCAAGCTAGTCGACGAGCTCAATTAGCAAGGAGCTTAAGCACAAACTCCACGTCAGATAGTCAAGAACCTCGACCCCGAGCGCGCAGAGATTCTGGAAATTGGAGTGGTGACAGGAACAGTGCGTCTTCAGCTTCTTCATCTACAGTCGAAAGTCCATATATGTACGCAAGAGGAAGAGGACCAGGGAGTATTCCAAGTAGTCCTACTCGAAAAGGAGAGTTATCGAGTGGAGGGTCGTGTGATGCTGGCTATGACTCCTATTCATTATCGTCTACCGACAGCTTACCCCTTCAGCAAGGCTTACGCCATAATCTGCAATTAGCTCAAATTCCTGAACTGACTACTAGAGGTGATTGCGAAGCACTATGCTTAGAAGCTGATAGATTATTAGAAAAATCTCGTCACGCTGAAGATGATGCAGATTATGAAACAGCGCTTGTGTTGTGTGACGCGGCAGCTGCTAAAGCCCGTGCTGCAATGGATGCACCTTATAATAATCAACACACTATGACTTTCGCTCGAATGAAACACAATACTTGTGTAATGCGAGCTCGTAGCTTGCAACGTAGAATAGCTGGAATGAATAGAGTGACTGAAATCCCACAATCTGCTCCAATAAGAAATACCAAAGGTGGCCTTGAGAGTTCGGCAACTACTATAGAAATTTATGCTACGTTGCCTAAAAAGAAAGGATCATCAAAAAAATCTCCTAAACACGTGGAAGAAGATATTGATAATCCGCCAAGAGAGCGTCCACCAAGACATAAATCTCGAGAAGACGAAAAAGGCAGAGACAAACGTTCAAGAAGTGAGGACCGTGGTCGTGTGAGAAAAGAAATATCGGTAGCTCCAGAGAAAAAAGAAGAGCCCGTGgaagataaaaaatcaaataaaaaacagcATAAAATTCGTAGAAAGTTGTTAATGGGAGGATTAATAAGAAGAAAGAACCGTTCTATGCCAGACTTGACTGAAGGGGCTGACGCCAATACTGAATCGAAAAACAAGGAAACACGTGTTTCTTCAGTAGATGACGCCGACGTAGGAAGAAGAAAGAAAGATGAAAAGCCAAATTTAAGTGGCTATTTATCTGAGGGTCATTTGGAATACTCTGCAGCTAGTGGAACAAACCCTAATTTAGAGCGAAGTAAATTAATGCGGAAAAGTTTTCATGGAAGCGCTGGAAAAATGCTAACTGCGGCTAAAGTACCTCCACCTCCGCCGCTGCGAACGACTTCTCAGCTTAGCGGGCCTAAGTTCGAACCAGAAGTATTAGAGCACGGTATTCAAACAAGGCCACAACAGCCCTTACCGCCTGCTACTCATGGCGAGTACGTCTATACACATGACAATGAAGAGGATGGTGGATTCTCGGAACAATATGGTGATGAGCCTCAATCGTTACCGTTTTTGCCTTCCTATGATGGAAACCCAAtgaatcaatataataataatagactaGATGACTCGCCAAACACTTCTCAAAATTTTCATACAGTTGTTACTAAGGCCATGATACATCAAGAACAAAGTCCAATTAAAAGAGATGCGCTACCAAATATACTACCTACGCATAACAATATTCAGAATCTATCCAATGTATTCGATAATGGTATTGATGTTGTCGACTGTGTGATGCCAATGAGAAGATCTCCACAAATGTTTGAATTGCCACCTTATCCAAGTCCAATGAATTCAGTTAACCATTCAAGACAGCCTAGTGAAGAATTTCCTCCGCCACCTTCACCATCTGACTTAAGGTCACTTGAggataaattaatgaaaatggcAATACACAAAATGGTTTCTGATAACTATTCTGGGCCAGATGACAATGAAATTAATACATCAAAAGGTTCTTTATTAGCACAATTACAAGAGAAAAGAAATGAGATACTCAGAAACGAAGATGGCTCCACAAAATTAAATCAGTTGGAAACTATTGGGACTTCCGGGGATAATTGGCTACGAGAACTGCAAGCTAAACAAGCTGCACTTAAACTTAAAAGATCTGGTTCGCTAGATTGCCAACTTACAAATACTAACGAAAACATTTCTCAAGTGTCTGAAAATAGTAATAGTATTAGAGATATTGCTTCTAGATTTGAAAAGAATGCACAAAATATAACCAATGAAAGTGAACGCTCTAATGTTTCATATAAAGGTATAAATGGTAGCCGTGACATAATAAACTGTTCTAATCAGTCTAACAGCAGAGTATATAATCGACGCACGTCTTCTTCTTCGTTAGATCCTAAACAAATTGAAGAtcaatatgacgattcaaagatgGTTAATACTACTATTTATGGCGATCGCACTAAACCGAAGAAAAAATCCGTATCGTTTTGCGATCAAGTCATATTAGTTGCAACAGCAGAAGATCAAGAAGATGACAGTTACATACCTAACCCAATTTTAGAAAGAGTTTTAAAATCAGCGATGAACAGAACAGAACTTATTACTGTACCACTGCAAACCGATAAGCCATCTCTTCAAAGAACTGAGTCTTTTGACAGCCAGTCCTCAAGATCTACAATTTCCATTTCGGCGTCATCACAAACATCATATCCTCCTAATGATGGTGTACATGCAGATTACTATAGAGTGCAGAATCCTTACCCATTTTATCAAATTGCTCAGACACGGCCTCAACATCAATATAATCCACAAAAAAGCACTTGTTTACATGGTAGCAATTCACCAGTACTCACAAATTCTAACTCTAGTCCGCAAAACAGCAGTCAGATATATCAAGCATTACCGGCCAATTCTGCACAGAGTGACAACAATCAAATACCGTATACTCAACCTCCATCGGTATACAACAATCAAAACAACACAAGCCCACAAAACCCTAACCAAACTCCTGCTAACAGACTGACTCCTACGCCGCATAATGGTACTTATATGTCAAAACATGTTCCAAGCCTTCAAAGATCAGTACCGAATACTTATCCTCATCCACCAAGTCAGCTACATCAAATCAATCAAGGTCAAAATAATACACACAACAACAATTACTATCATAGATTGCCACTGCTTCCTGCAGCTCTTCCAGTATCTGCTTATTCAACAAATCGTCAATACAACAAAAATGCACAAAATAACAATAGTAATTCGCCTTACCAAAGTGTTCCCACCAATTCACCAGCTTATCAGAGCTACCACAACCCACCGACAAGTTACGCTAACTCTGATTATTCTAGTCGATACTCCCAAGTGAATAATGCAAATCACTATAACAACAATCATCCTTCCTACCAAAGGGTTCCACCTCCACATGGTGACGTATCCGTCGATAACTATAATGGAAATTACCAGAAAATGCCTAATAACTGTTATGTTGACAATAATGCAAACAACCAAAACCGTCTACCAGATGGTAGACACTACGCAAATTCTCAACAACGCGCTCCTTCGTATAACCCAACTACCACTTCGGACAGTATTGCTAATAATGAGCAATATCCATACTCTCAAACAGGTTTTAATCCTTATCAACATCTGCCGAAGCAAATTCAAAAGAAATCTGTATCTTTCGAGCCGGGGACAAAGGGTGGAACAGAATCTCCCATACCAGCAGCTCCGATGAACGGAAATTACCCAAATGAAAACCAAACATCCGTTTCGACGACTTCACAAAAAATGCCATGTAATTTATGTCGAAAGAAAACAGTTAATCATCCTGCCAGCTATTGTCCTGATTGCGACTTTTACATGTCAAGGTTCAAACCCTCCTTATAG